A DNA window from Streptomyces sp. 71268 contains the following coding sequences:
- a CDS encoding helix-turn-helix transcriptional regulator, which translates to MAADNALGEFLKARRGRVPPAHADRSAHGRRRVAGLRRDELARLAGISEPYLTRLEQGVDRHPSPQVLRALVRALELDTDASAHLFVLADPEPVRPSETEVTPGVRQLLDTWAGSPAFVRNRRFDVLAANRWARALAPLYEPGHNLAREMFLDPTARRLFPGWPEVAAQTAAALRAEADPRDPRTVRLVTELEADDDFRDLWARNDARPARDELKRFTHPVAGELALRRQALTVGGAEQQVVIVYLAAPGSPSETALATLARLP; encoded by the coding sequence ATGGCCGCCGACAACGCGCTCGGAGAGTTCCTCAAGGCCCGGCGGGGGCGGGTTCCGCCCGCGCACGCGGACCGGTCCGCCCACGGCCGGCGCCGGGTCGCGGGGCTGCGCCGGGACGAGTTGGCCCGCCTTGCCGGGATCAGCGAGCCGTATCTGACCCGGCTGGAACAGGGCGTCGACCGGCACCCGTCACCGCAGGTGTTGCGGGCGCTCGTACGGGCGCTGGAGCTGGACACCGACGCCTCGGCGCACCTGTTCGTGCTCGCCGACCCGGAACCCGTACGGCCCTCGGAGACCGAAGTCACGCCCGGCGTGCGCCAGTTGCTCGACACATGGGCGGGCAGTCCCGCGTTCGTTCGCAACCGGCGGTTCGACGTTCTGGCCGCGAACAGATGGGCCCGCGCGCTCGCCCCGCTGTACGAGCCCGGACACAACCTGGCCCGGGAGATGTTCCTCGACCCCACGGCCCGCCGGCTGTTCCCGGGCTGGCCGGAGGTCGCCGCACAGACCGCCGCGGCCCTCCGCGCCGAGGCCGACCCGCGTGACCCGAGGACCGTGCGGCTCGTGACCGAACTGGAGGCGGACGACGACTTCCGCGACCTCTGGGCCCGCAACGACGCCCGGCCCGCCCGCGACGAGCTCAAACGGTTCACACATCCGGTTGCCGGGGAACTCGCCCTTCGCCGGCAGGCCCTCACCGTCGGCGGCGCGGAGCAACAAGTGGTCATCGTCTACCTGGCCGCACCCGGAAGCCCCTCCGAGACCGCCCTGGCCACCCTCGCTCGACTTCCCTGA